In the genome of Notamacropus eugenii isolate mMacEug1 chromosome 5, mMacEug1.pri_v2, whole genome shotgun sequence, one region contains:
- the ZBED1 gene encoding E3 SUMO-protein ligase ZBED1 — protein MENKSLESSPSDLKLVAHPRAKSKVWKYFGFDTNAEGCILQWKKIYCRICMAQIAYSGNTSNLSYHLEKNHPDEFCEFVKSNTEQMREAFATAFSKLKPESSQQVVQDTLIMKTSHSYENKKHQELTSAVISLICEGMYPSSIVDEPTFKMLLKTADPRYELPSRKYFCTKAIPEKYNAVREIVLKELTDILWCGISTDIWRSQNQNRSYVTLAVHFLNSSSSHCLAVNSRCLKTFEVPEENTAETITRVLYEIFIEWGINTKVFGATTDYGKDIVKACSLLDIPVQMPCLGQTFNAGIQQAFQLPKLGSLLTRCRKLVEYFQQSTVAMYMLSEKQKQQNIMHCMLVSDRVSWWGSTLAMLQRLKEQQFIIAAVLVEDSNNHHLMLETSEWNTIEGLVDLLHPFKQVAEMMSASKYPTISMVKPLLHMLLNTTLNIKENDSKEISMAKEVIAKELSTTYQETPEIDMFLNVATFLDPRYKKLPFLSAFERQQVENRVVEEAKSLLEKVKENSFRPEEKLFSLSEEPPVKKMIISSTPPPTSAINNMLAEIFCQTGGVEDQEEWHAQIVEELSNFKSQKVLGLNEDPLKWWSDRLALFPVLPKVLQKYWCILATRVFPERLFGSSANVVSAKRNRLAPAHVDEQVFLYENTRNGSEAEPEDEDEGEWGLEQEQIYTLSDTVNVSSNFFNIRDSGFI, from the coding sequence ATGGAGAATAAAAGCTTAGAAAGTTCACCCTCAGACCTAAAGTTAGTGGCTCACCCGAGAGCAAAAAGCAAAGTTTGGAAATACTTCGGTTTTGATACTAATGCAGAAGGATGCATATTGCAGTGGAAGAAGATCTACTGTCGGATTTGCATGGCACAGATTGCCTATTCAGGAAACACTTCCAACCTTTCATACCACCTGGAAAAAAATCATCCAGATGAGTTTTGCGAATTTGTAAAGAGTAACACAGAACAGATGAGGGAGGCCTTTGCTACTGCTTTTTCGAAGCTGAAGCCAGAATCCTCACAGCAGGTTGTTCAGGACACTTTAATCATGAAGACCAGCCACAGCTATGAAAACAAAAAGCACCAGGAGCTGACCTCTGCTGTGATTAGCCTAATTTGTGAGGGTATGTATCCTTCCTCCATAGTGGATGAGCCTACATTTAAGATGCTTTTGAAAACAGCGGATCCAAGATACGAACTTCCTAGCAGAAAATATTTCTGCACAAAAGCAATTCCTGAAAAGTATAACGCGGTTAGAGAAATTGTCTTGAAAGAACTGACAGACATTTTGTGGTGTGGAATATCCACTGATATTTGGAGAAGCCAAAACCAGAATAGGTCCTATGTAACCCTTGCAGTTCATTTCCTCAATAGTAGCTCTTCTCATTGTTTGGCTGTTAACTCACGATGCTTAAAGACATTTGAGGTCCCTGAAGAAAACACTGCAGAGACAATTACCAGAGTCCTTTATGAGATCTTCATTGAGTGGGGGATCAACACAAAAGTCTTTGGTGCTACAACAGATTATGGGAAAGATATTGTCAAAGCTTGCTCACTTCTAGATATTCCAGTTCAGATGCCTTGTTTGGGGCAGACCTTCAATGCAGGAATACAACAAGCTTTCCAGCTCCCCAAACTGGGCAGTCTCTTGACAAGGTGCCGGAAGCTGGTAGAGTATTTTCAGCAGTCGACAGTAGCCATGTACATGTTAAGcgagaagcagaagcagcagaacATCATGCACTGCATGCTTGTGAGTGATCGTGTTTCCTGGTGGGGAAGCACGCTTGCCATGTTGCAACGATTGAAAGAGCAGCAGTTTATCATTGCAGCTGTTTTAGTGGAAGACAGCAATAATCACCACCTTATGTTGGAGACTAGCGAATGGAACACCATTGAGGGGCTGGTGGATCTGCTGCATCCCTTTAAGCAAGTAGCCGAGATGATGTCTGCATCTAAGTATCCCACAATAAGCATGGTAAAACCCCTCCTTCATATGCTTCTCAACACAACCCtgaacatcaaagaaaatgattcaAAAGAAATCAGTATGGCAAAGGAAGTGATAGCCAAAGAATTATCAACAACATACCAGGAGACCCCTGAGATAGACATGTTCCTCAATGTGGCAACATTTCTGGACCCCAGGTACaagaagctgcctttcctttctgCGTTTGAACGGCAGCAGGTTGAAAATAGAGTTGTAGAGGAAGCAAAAAGCCTTTtggagaaagtaaaagaaaatagtttcagGCCTGAGGAAAAGCTCTTTTCATTATCTGAAGAGCCACCtgtgaaaaaaatgatcatttcttccACCCCACCTCCGACTAGTGCAATTAACAACATGCTGGCAGAAATCTTCTGCCAAACAGGGGGTGTGGAAGATCAAGAGGAATGGCATGCCCAGATTGTGGAGGAATTGAGTAACTTTAAGTCTCAAAAAGTACTTGGCCTAAATGAAGATCCACTTAAATGGTGGTCTGACCGATTGGCATTGTTTCCTGTATTACCAAAGGTACTTCAAAAGTATTGGTGTATTTTAGCCACGAGGGTCTTCCCTGAACGACTTTTTGGTTCGTCTGCCAATGTTGTAAGTGCTAAGAGGAACAGATTAGCTCCAGCTCATGTGGATGAGCAAGTCTTTTTATATGAAAACACTCGTAATGGGTCTGAAGCTGAACCTGAAGATGAGGATGAGGGAGAATGGGGCTTGGAACAGGAACAGATTTATACATTAAGTGACACAGTTAATGTAAGCAGCAATTTCTTTAATATAAGGGACAGTGGATTCATCTGA